A window of Fusarium fujikuroi IMI 58289 draft genome, chromosome FFUJ_chr10 genomic DNA:
ctcatcatctttAAAGCACGGACCCGACCCAGGACGCAGAAAAATAATGGCTTCCAAGTGTTTCCTCAACTCAGCATGTTCTTCTGCTTTGAAAAGGCGATCTGCTTTGTGAAGCCGCGACCGACGCCCTGTCCTACGAATAGCTAGGGACAAAGTGACAAGACTTTCTAAGGCTGAGTCTATGTCAAGCAAGGTGTACTCGAGGTCTCCATTATCATTGAGCAGATTCAAACAGTCTTCGAGCGACTGAAACAGCATAACAAGGTTTCCTTTGACGAGGGAAAGGTCAATCGGTCGCTCACTCAACCTGGCATCTAGTGAGGCTTTTGAAGGAGCCAAGGCGCCGATTCCATCGATCCAGAGATTGAAATCTGCCAAGCGATACTCAAATCGCTCATCATGAGACGCTTGCTGATTGGACAAATCAGGCTCGGGAGAGCGAAAAGTTAAGCATAGTTGGAAAGCTTCAAGACACTTGTTGGAAAGGTCCCGAGCAGTCAGATTCATGAGATCCATGGCCGCGACACACAAAATGCACAGTGGCGCATTTTTTGCGTTCGCTAAACAGAAAAGCAGAGGTACAGAAGAGGAGAtggggaggatgagatgaggcaGCTGCATAAGGGCGAACAGTGGAGGATTTCATGTCGACTATCGTCACGTGAGCTAAGCTACAGGGATACTCAGCCGCACGATCAAACAGATCATCAGACCTCCACTCTACATAGCTCAGCCTTACGGAGAACAAAACATGCCAGTGACGATATGGCGACTCAACGCTTCAGCGTATGCGAAATGGTCGCTGAAGTGGCTAAAGAAGTGTACGCGCTGGTGATGGAGTGCGGGATACGCCAGAGAGCGCGGCTCGCGGGGGAAGTTGGAACGAGGCTGGGCCAAATAGCTCAAGAGTCATTCGCAGGCTACGAGCTTGACGATGcggctgaagaagctgccgCAGTCTTGTTGCATACTCTGCTTGAGATTTGCCTGGTGGGTTGCTTCCCTCTGTTTTGAGACATTTCACTCAGATATCTAGTTTCCAACTCCAGCGGGGAGCCAGACCAACCCTGGTGAGGACTACACGCGCATGGTGACATTGGCAGGGCCAGGTAACAGGTCGCGATTGAAGAAGTCTATATCCTTGTCATTCATCACAGACAAAACGCTCCCAATCAAAGCCAAGGAACAGTGCGACGCGTTTCTAGCCAGACTCAGCCAAGATGAGCCCAAGAAAAAGACTGGTCTTAACCAAATCACAGCAGGATCGAAGCTGCCAGAACCAGATGACTTTCCTCAGCATGTCAGCAAGAACCTGTTTGAGGCTCTTCACCAGCACGCATATTGTCACCATGCAGAAATGGCACAGCAGAAATCTTGGCTGAGTAAATCCAAGAAGGTGAAGCCCCATCATCATGAACTAGCTCATCCGATCAGACTGCACCTTGATGCGAAGCCACAAATACAGAGCAAGCATGCTCAGTTTGAGGTGGTGATTTCTTCAGAGAATATGAGTTACTGGCAACATTTGTGGCTAGGTATTCCTATGTAAGTACTATCTTAGACGTGGTTCACATCCTATCTTGCTAACCAGATCAAGGCAAACGAAAGGTCGCAGAGGTGGTGTCAAGTTTGCAAACGTTTCCAGCGATGAGGAGGGAGATGGTCAAATCTCTGCTCTGAAACGAATCAACTCGGACTACTTCTGCCAAGTGTTAAAACATCAACTGTTTGCcaaactcaatctcaacttTGTCAAAGGCATTGGTCTTGTATCCCTACCGCCACCTGCTCCTCTTGAGAGATTCTTATGCCCGGGACAAGGGCTTCCACTGTCTCTAGCCATCCAGAGCTATAAGTTGacagacaaggacaagatctTACTCGCTCATGCTATTGCACATTCTTTCTGGCAGTTCTACGAATCGGACCTGATGAAACACCGCTGGACGAGCGATGATATTTGGTTCATGCATGAGATGGATCACCAGCATTCGCCGAAAGATCTACTTGCACTGCGGGTGTATATGCCACTTGACTTCGAATGTCAACAAATAAACTTGGAGAATGAAGAAAGGGCAATGCTGACGCACCCCTTCCCGCACATTCTTAGCCTGGGACTTGTTCTCCTGCAAATTGGACTCTCAAAGCCTTTCAAGCCTATGACACACCTACCGCTTATCTCTCGACTGAACAGAGACCATGGTGCCGCGAGGCAATTATTGGGTGAGCTGGAAAAGGCACAATGGGCGCGTTCAACACATCGGGATATCTTTGCCAGAGCCGCTGCGAACTGCCTAGATCCCAGAACATTTACCGCTTCTACCCCGAAACCGAAAATAACCAAGAATTCTACTAAAGACGAGCTTGCCATCACCACTGGTGAGGATGGCGTAAGGCGGAAAGTCTATGCTGAGATTGTCGAACCGCTGTCAAAACTCGTCAACATCGCCTTCAAAGCTGACGCAAAATACGTGTCCTACTTGGCGAAATGCAAGGAGGTCGAAACCCATAATAAGCTTCACTCGCAAGTAGCCTCATTCCATACTGGAAAGACAATCGTTCCAGAGGACTGGCTGGACAATCTGAAACATATAAGTATGCATATCATGAATATACGTGAGGCAAAGCCGGACCACGAGTTCAAGCCTGTCAAGGTAGCGGTTTTAGACACAGGGTGTGATGCAGACTTGCCTTTTTGCAAGATaccaaggaggaagaagtccATAAGAGCGTGGAAGGACTTTGCCAGTAATGGGGGCGAAGGTACAGGTGCAGACTGTATGGAAGATCAATATGGCCATGGCAGCCTGATGACTCGACTGATCATGGAAGCAGCTCCGCTAGCTCATGTTTATGTGGCCCGAGTTGCCAAGAATACTAGGGACCTCGAGTTCAGCAGTGACCAAATAGCACAGGTGAGCACAATACGACATTGACTGGCAGTCATGACGCTGACCCGATGGTAGGCAATTCGCTGGGCCGGGCTTGAAGCAGAAGTAGATATCATCTCCATGTCTTTCGGCTTCCCACGTGACGACGACGTCATCTCTGCAGCTATAGAAGACGTTGAGCGGAACCGTGACATCACATTCTTAGCCAGCGCAGGAAACAATGCGGCTTATCAAAGAGAAGCTTTTCCCGCGAGACATCGATCCGTCATCTCAATAAGGGCAACAGATTGCCAGGGTACCTTTAACGCAAGCAACCCACCTATAATTGACCGAAATAGTATAGCTCTCGGCACGTTCGGGGATAACTTACCAACACGTCTCAACAATGAGATCACGAAACAGTTTGGCCCTCAAATCTGCCATCCTGGATCATCGATAGCGACAGCGGTTGCTGCTGGTATAGCAGCATCGACGATAGCATACGCAGAAGTTCTCTCGACAGTTCTTCCCATACCGACAGAACAAAGTCCAGTACAGTCTTTGAGGAGAACTGAGGGTATGAGAAGATTGTTGGAAAAGATGGCACCGGACCAGACAGGGAATAATAGGTTTATAAACCCGATATGGTTCTGGAGTGAGAGGGCGGATGCATGGAGGGCATGGGCTGCTATGTATGATGCAGTATCACCATTTATGTACCGATAACATCAAAAAGCATAGCATCAGTATTTATCTACTATTTTAGACTCGTGACATGGAGGAAGAAGCGCAAAACTATGCCTCCGCCAAGAAACAGTactcctcatctccaagatcttccatCTCATACTTCGgcagatcctcctcctccttcctATCGGCCTTCAAGACTTCAGCATCAACGTCAGTAACCTCAAAAGGCTCAGGATCAGGGACGGGTCTGCCATGCATGAAGGCCTTTTTGTTCACGAACATTTCGGAGTCGACAGTGCCGCTGCCACGAACTCGGATGGCATGAAGACGGTAAGCGAAAATAATACCAGGGGCAGTTTCGTAGGAGTCGGTCTTGGAACTCTCTTTTCCACTTGAAATACCGGCACCGACTTCAATAGGCACGGGACCTGCTGGGCCCGAACCCGACAGTGAGGTATTATGTCCAATGCCCTTCTCCTTCGTCACCGTAAATGACGAAGTGGCAACTCTAAGTCCAGATACGAAGTAAACCGTCCGCTTTCCAAACACGGCAGAGTGGATATGCTCCTGAACAGCCTCCGTGCTGATAATACTCTGCAGAAACTCCCTCGTAAAAGGCGCCGCCAAAGACCGGATCTCATGGTCTACGGTTCCATACGCCAGCGCATTGCGACGGCTGGTCTCATAGCCAatagaagcagaagcaagctcTACAAATTTGGCAAAGAGATTGACACCAGCTGTTCGTGTGACATCATTCGAGTGAGAGTGGTTCGTCTCGACCAGAGTCTGCACTTCGGGAAGCGTGATTGCGTCGGTGCGGGGTGATGCAAGGGTCTGTGTCGGACGACTGGGATGAGGGATGACAGCGCCAAGCCGGAGGGGTCCGTCAGGAGTGAAGGTGAAGTCGGGGGCGAGAAACCAGGACTTCATGATGTGTGGGACGATGCTTTGATTTTGGAGGACCAGGTGATTAGTGAGCTTGAACATGTAGAAAGTTTCGCTGATAAGATGGTCAGGCTGCGAGGCGAAGAGGCCCCTCATGCAGCCTGATCAGAATCTATTGGCCAACAACTAATTAGTGACTATATCAACATTCAGCCTCATTGTAGGGGCATCTATGAATAAGCACCTACCAGTGACA
This region includes:
- a CDS encoding related to thermostable alkaline protease precursor; the encoded protein is MPVTIWRLNASAYAKWSLKWLKKCYELDDAAEEAAAVLLHTLLEICLFPTPAGSQTNPGEDYTRMVTLAGPGNRSRLKKSISLSFITDKTLPIKAKEQCDAFLARLSQDEPKKKTGLNQITAGSKLPEPDDFPQHVSKNLFEALHQHAYCHHAEMAQQKSWLSKSKKVKPHHHELAHPIRLHLDAKPQIQSKHAQFEVVISSENMSYWQHLWLGIPMQTKGRRGGVKFANVSSDEEGDGQISALKRINSDYFCQVLKHQLFAKLNLNFVKGIGLVSLPPPAPLERFLCPGQGLPLSLAIQSYKLTDKDKILLAHAIAHSFWQFYESDLMKHRWTSDDIWFMHEMDHQHSPKDLLALRVYMPLDFECQQINLENEERAMLTHPFPHILSLGLVLLQIGLSKPFKPMTHLPLISRLNRDHGAARQLLGELEKAQWARSTHRDIFARAAANCLDPRTFTASTPKPKITKNSTKDELAITTGEDGVRRKVYAEIVEPLSKLVNIAFKADAKYVSYLAKCKEVETHNKLHSQVASFHTGKTIVPEDWLDNLKHISMHIMNIREAKPDHEFKPVKVAVLDTGCDADLPFCKIPRRKKSIRAWKDFASNGGEGTGADCMEDQYGHGSLMTRLIMEAAPLAHVYVARVAKNTRDLEFSSDQIAQAIRWAGLEAEVDIISMSFGFPRDDDVISAAIEDVERNRDITFLASAGNNAAYQREAFPARHRSVISIRATDCQGTFNASNPPIIDRNSIALGTFGDNLPTRLNNEITKQFGPQICHPGSSIATAVAAGIAASTIAYAEVLSTVLPIPTEQSPVQSLRRTEGMRRLLEKMAPDQTGNNRFINPIWFWSERADAWRAWAAMYDAVSPFMYR